One genomic region from Ornithinicoccus hortensis encodes:
- the rpsT gene encoding 30S ribosomal protein S20, with amino-acid sequence MANIKSQIKRIKTNNKRTERNRAHKAELRTWIRKFREAAETGDADKAQEALKVASKKLDKAVSKGVIHQNQAANKKSAMAKKAASL; translated from the coding sequence GTGGCAAACATCAAGTCCCAGATCAAGCGGATCAAGACGAACAACAAGCGCACCGAGCGCAACCGGGCCCACAAGGCCGAGCTGCGCACCTGGATCCGCAAGTTCCGTGAGGCCGCCGAGACCGGCGACGCCGACAAGGCGCAGGAGGCCCTGAAGGTCGCCTCCAAGAAGCTGGACAAGGCCGTCTCCAAGGGCGTCATCCACCAGAACCAGGCCGCCAACAAGAAGTCGGCGATGGCCAAGAAGGCCGCCTCTCTCTGA